The window CCTCATTATCGGGGCCTTTATTGTAAAGGTGCATGTGGACACTGATCCGGAAAACATGCTCTCTGAGCATGAGGCGGTGCGTGTCTTTCACGATCAGACAAAGAAAGAGTTCGGACTCTATGATGTGGTTGTCCTGGGTGTGGTCAATGAACACAACCCGGACGGGGTGTTTAACCCGGAAACCCTGCAGCGGGTCAACATCCTGAGTAAATTTGCTGCCACCCTGGCAGATCCTGATGACCCGGAACGTCGAGTGGTGAGCCGGGATATCATTGCTCCAGATAATGTGGATAATATCCTCCAGGCCGGGCTGGGACAGGTCCGCTTTGAGTGGCTGATGAAGGAACCGCCCAAGACCCGCGAAGAAGCCCTGAAAATTCGCGATTACGCCCTGAACAACCCACTGCTCAAGGGCACGATGGTCTCTGAAGATGGCAAGGCCCTGGGCATCTACCTGCCTATCACCAAAAAAGATTTTGCCCATTCTGTTGCGGAAAAACTGAAAGAGAAGATTGCTGAAATCGGCGCAGGTGATGACGAATTCCATATCACCGGTCTGCCTGTGGCTGAGGACACCTTTGGTAAGGAGATGTTTGTCCAGATGGCGGTTTCCGCGCCCCTGGCTATGCTGATGATCTTCCTGCTCATGCTCTATTTTTTCCGCAATCTCCAGCTGATCATCGCCCCCATGATCATCGCGACGTGTACGGTGATTGTAACCATGGGAATGCTCATCGGCACCGGCAACACCCTGCATATCATGAGCTCCATGATCCCCATCTTTATCATGCCCATTGCGGTGGTGGATTCGGTTCATATCTTATCCGAATTTTTTGATGCCTATCAGCAGCGTAAGAACAAAAAAGAGACCCTGATTTACGTCATGGGCGATCTGTTCAAGCCCATGTTTTTCACCTCTCTGACCTCTTCCGCCGGGTTTGCCTCTTTGGCCTTTACACCCATCCCGCCGGTTCAGGCCTTTGGTATTTTTGTGGCTCTGGGTATTCTGCTGGCTTGGTTCCTGACCATTGTTTTCATCCCGGCTTATGTAATGATGATCCCGGAGAACAAACTGGAGAATTTCGGTGTTGATACCACGGACAGCTCTCATAAAAATTCCCTGCTCAACCGCCATCTGCGCTGGATTGGCAAGACTTCTTCTGGTAAGCCCTGGGTGGTTATCGGCGTCAATATAGGCATCATGATCGTGGGTGTGGTTGGCATTCTCATGATCCAGGTGAATGATAACCCGGTCAAGTGGTTTAAGAAGAGTCACGAAATCCGGGTAGCAGACAGGGTGTTGAACAGCCATTTCGGTGGAACCTATGAAGCCTACCTGATCCTGACCGGCAAAGTGCAGGAAATGACTCTGGCTCAGGCAGCTGAGCAGCTGAAAGGAAAACTCCATTCCGCCCTGCAAGAGACCCCGGCCATCCTGACCGCTGCCCTGGAAGATATAGACCAGGAGCTTGCAGACAGCAAAACAACGCAGGAGTTCAAAGATGCCCTGGCGCAGCTCTGGAATATCGAACTTGACAATGCGCCGGAGGACGATGATACTGTGTACGATTCCTGGACTAAAGTCCTGGATATCCTGCCCAGTGTAGGCAGCCAGAAAGAGGTATTTAAGCGTCCTGATGTGCTACGCTACATCTCGGATTTGCAGGAGCATCTGGCCGAGAAAGGTGATGTGGGCAAGTCCAACACCGTGGCCGATGTGGTCAAAAAGGTGCATATGGAGCTGTTCGAAGGTGATCCGCAACGCTTTTCCATCCCGAACTCGGTCAATGCTGTGGCCCAGACCCTGATATCCTTTCAGAACAGCCATAAACCTGATGATCTCTGGCATCTGGTTACCCCGGATTACACCAAGGCCAATATCTGGCTCCAGTTGCGCAGCGGCGATAATAAGGATATGGAACGGGTTATTGAGGATATTGACCAGTACTTTGCTGAGAATCCGCCGCCTGTGGAGTTGAGCCATGACTGGGCAGGTCTGACCTACATCAATGTGGTTTGGCAGGACAAGATGGTCACCGGTATGCTGGAATCCTTTCTGTCCAGCTTTGTTGTGGTCTTCCTGATGATGGCTGTTCTGTTCCGCTCACCGACCTGGGGCCTGCTGGCAATGGTGCCGCTGACCTTTACCATCGGCTTTATCTACGGCGTGATTGGTCTGATCGGCAAGGACTACGATATGCCGGTGGCCGTACTCTCCTCCTTGGCTTTGGGCCTGGCTGTGGACTTTGCTATCCATTTCCTCCAGCGCACCAGGATGACTATGGCCAAGACCGGGGATTGGAACGCGGCTATCCGGGATATGTTTGATGAACCGGCTCGGGCGATTCTGCGTAACATCATTGTTATCGCCATCGGCTTTACCCCGCTGCTGCTGGCACCGCTGGTTCCCTATCAAACCGTGGGTATCTTCCTGGCTACCATTATGCTCTACTCGGGTATGGCGACCCTGTGGATTCTTCCGGCTTTATTGACGGTGATGAAGGATTGGGTGTTTAAGAAGGAGCTGAAGGTGATCGCGGAGAAAACTGAAGGGTGATGAGGTAGTGATTTTCCCGGCAACATCTCGGAGCGGGATGTTGCCGGGGGAGATGTAAGTGTTGTCGAACGATTCTATAAACAGGAGAATTAAATGGCTAAGATAGAGATACCGCCCTTTGTGAAGAATATGGGGAGTAAATTGATTGCCTATATTCTCAATATTTCCAAAGAGAATGCCGGAAAGCTTTTAAACTCAGATTTTGAGCTGCCGCAAGAGAAAGAAAAAATTCTTTGTCAATTTGTTGAGATATGCAGGGAGGTCAGAGCTAAACATATTGATAATACAAATATTGACCTGCATATGCTTCACGATTTGTTCCGTCAATTTATTAAAGGAGAACATATCTTTAATAGTTTGCATGAGCAAGCAGGTGGAGAGAAAGCTACTTCTCTTGAATGTGATGATAAAGTTTTACAGAACTTAAACAAAGTTTTTAATAAGTTATACCCTCTTTTTCTTGTCAACACTACAGGATGGCAGCAACATTTTGATGTGGTACTCGGTGACATCGGTCGAGCAAGCAGGGATCTTCCAGAGGGGAAGCACCTTTACGAAGAAATAAAAAAAGATACTGTTATTTCTTCAATTGTTAAACAAAAAAGCGAACAGATAGGAACACATGGGTATTATAAATCCTCTACAGGACATGGCGGCTCAATTCAACTTATCAGTCTGCCGGAAATGTTTCTGCTCAATTCATTTAGGTTAATGAGAATGAGAGAGGCTTTCAGTCTAGAAGCATTTTCTGAGGCTGCTGAATATACGGTTAACACATTTCGCAGATGCACTACCGGGGAAGCTGTAGAGGTTCCGATGTTTTTGGGATTTAGCAATATTTCTATAGATGATATTGGCGATATAAAAACTGACTGGGGAGTAATTCGTCCTGTTGGTGAAGGGATATCTGAGTTAGTGCCGAGACACTCTTCTATTACAAGGATTAGCGGGAAGCAGTATCGTCTTGGATTTGTTTTAGAATCTACTTATCCATATAAGGTAAATTTTACCGATGAGGATGAAGATAGAAAGTCTCCAAAAGAAATTAACGATGCGGCAAAGCGAATTAACGAGATAAATGAAAATATATCTTTCTGTTTTTCTTTGGCTTGTGATAGAAATCCACCTGTAAGCATGTCGCTTGCTTGGACGATGGTTTTTGATCCGATAAATCATGGGACACAGGTTACTTCGAATTCTATTCGAAGAAGTCCAATGCCATTCTATCTTGTTAGAGATACAAAAGAAAGCAATGCTTTGATAGAATGGAGTAAACGGATAAAAAAGACAGATGACAAAAATATTCAACTTGCGATAAAAAGAATTCTTTCGGCGATAAATGAAAGAACTAATCCTATTGATTCATTTATTGATACCGTTATCGCATGGGAAAATTTATTTGGTGCAAATGCCGAACTCGGTTTTAGAATATCAGTTTCGATAGCAAAGCTACTTGGAGAAACAGAGACGCAAATAAAAGAAATACAGAAAAAAGTCAACGATTACTATAACAAAAGAAGTAAGATTGTGCATGGCGTAAATGAGGTAACAAACGAAGAAGCTATAAATTTCAGAGAGGAATGTTTAGATATAACCCTTAAAGTTATTAGAAAACTCTACACAGAAAAAGTCGAGTTGATCAGCTTAAATAAGAGTGCTGAAAGATCAAAAGAGTTGGCTATTGTTTAAGTATAACGCAGAAAAAGACCAATAAACAAAATACGCACGTTCCCCGTTGACTATTATCCGGGAACAATTCTGGCAGTCTCAATGTTTCACCGGAGACCTTTGAAGAGAAAGCTAAGTTTGGGAGATTGAGTATATGGAATTAACAGACGTTATAGAAGAAATCAGGCTTGTGCCGAAAAACAGATTGCGGGACGTTTATAATTTCATCCATTTTTTCAGGCTCGGCCTTGAGAAGGTTCAGGATGAATCGGAGGATATCATGCAGTTTGCGGGCTGCTGGCAGGACATGAAAGACGAGGATTTTGAACACTTCTCACAGGAAATCACAGATCGTCGCTGACAGGCATTGATCCATGACAACCCTAAAAAAAATAACAATCTACACTGATGGCGGTTGCCAAGGTAATCCCGGTCCCGGAGGGTATGGTGCTGTTCTTTTATACGGAGAGCATCGCAAAGAACTATCCGGCGGTTACAAATTAACGACAAACAACAGAATGGAGCTGTTAGCCTGTATTGCCGCCTTGGAAGCCCTGAAAGAAAAATGCGACGTAACTGTATACAGCGATTCAAAATATGTTGTGGAAAGTTTTGAAAAAGGTTGGGCAAAAAGATGGAGAGCAAACGGTTGGAAAAGAAACAAAAAGGATAAAGCTGAAAACCCTGATTTATGGGAAAGACTTCTTGATATCTCCGAAGAACATGAGGTGAAATTTAAATGGGTGAAAGGACATGCAGGGAACAAGGAAAATGAAAGATGTGATGAGCTGGCTGCCGAAGCGGCAAAGCAGGATAATCTTCCGCAAGACAAAAAGTATAAAGAAGCAGTAAATTTGAAGGAACAAAATCTCACTTATTCTTTGTTTTGAACATTCGACAGATCAAAATAAAGTTTTATACAACTCCAACAGGATTGGAAGTAATTGAAAAGAAAGACAATAAACAGGACGCGCTTCTTTGTTGATTATCCGAGGACTATCTCGCAGTCATCAATGTTTCATCGGAAGCCTTTGAAGAAGAGGCCAAGATGACAATGGCGGTCAAACTGTTTGAGCATTGAGTACCATGATCAACAAGAAATCCTATGCTATAGTTTCGCTGACACTGATGATTTTACCGTTCTTTGGTGCGATCTATTTTGATACCTTTACGACTGCTTTTTTGGCTGTTCCGGCAATGCTTTATCTGTCGGCGGTTATCCTGAAGGCAGCTTCATTGTTGATCAAACGAAAACATGTCCATGACAACGCACTCATCATGGTAACTGCATTGCTTTTCCTTCCGGTCATTTTTACGGCGTTGCTTTTGAGCAACAGGGGACTACGTGAACTGACTGCGCAGCGGGAACAAATGCTGCAGGAATTGCGGCCAGTTTTTCTAAAATACGCTGAAGACAATAAACGATTTCCTGAAAATTTAGAGCAGATGGTGCCAAACTATCTTGAGGAGATTCCAATCGTTCTTTTAAATGACAAGAGAAAGGATTCATACAAAAGGATTGCATATTCCGGCGAGCAAGAAACAGGAGTTTTTTCTTATCACTCCATGCGAGGCCCGGATTCCGGTATTACCTATGATATCGCGAAGGATGAATTTACTCGTGATCAATGAACAAGTTAGCCGTTTTCGGTGGACTACGGGAGAACCAAAAATGAACAAGGGAAAGATTGAATAATGATCAATAAATCCGACGTAAAAAGAATGCCGCTTAACCAGAAGCTCAGGATTATGGAAATGATCTGGGATGACCTGAGTAGCAACGAAGACTCTGTCGACTCACCCTCCTGGCACAAGGATACCCTGCAAGAAAGGGAAAAAGGACTGGAGACCGGTGACATGACTGCTTCCTCCTGGGAAGAAGCCAAAGAGAGAATCAAAAGGAATGTTACATGAGAGTAACTATTCTTGATGCTGCTGAAAAAGACCTTGAATCGGGGTATCGTTTTTATGAAAAGCAATCCCAAGGTCTCGGGATATATTTCCTTGATTCACTGTATTCCGATATAGACTCACTGGCCTATTTCGGTGGTGTTCATCAGAAAGTTTACGGCTATCATCGGCTTTTCTCTAAACGATTCCCCTTTGCTGAATATTATCGTCTCACTGACGATGAGGTACTGGTAACAGCAGTGCTTGACTACCGAAGGAATCCAAGCTGGATAAGAAAGCAACGTACGAACAGCTAATCTTGCTACCAGGAGTATTTCAAGACAGTGTGCAGGCTGTATTGATGATGAGAGGACAACTTCTTTCAAAAAACGAGGCCCTGCTTTCGTCAGAACATGTCCTTCTTTCTTGGATAGAAGACCTTCTTTTTAAAAATAGAGAGGCACTTTCGTAAAAAGGAGCCGGATATTTAAGAAAAGAAGCTCTTCTCTCGTTAAGAGGGGTGTCCCTCTTAATGAAAGTTGAACCACAATTTAAAAGAGAAGCACTACATTTTAGAAAAGAAGTCCTCCTCTTTTTAATAAGACGCCTACTTTTCTTGAGAGTGCTTGTCCTTTTCTCAAAAGCACATCGTCTTTCGTGAAAAGAACAACGGCTAAGAACGAAAGAAGAAGCCGCAAGTTCAATCAGTCAAGGTCTACGGTCAAACAAAACGCTTGATCATAAAAAGGCAGGGAGAATGTTCATGACAGAGGTTGTCGCTGTAATCGGAGCAACAGATAAACCGGATCGATACGCCAATAAGGCAATGCATGCCTTACGAAAACATGGGCACAAAGTGATCCTGGTGAATCCCTTTAGGCAAGAGGTTGAGGGGCAGGAATGCCTTGACTCGGTTGCTGACTACGATGGAAGCATTGACACGGTGACCCTCTATGTTAACCCAAAGCGGTTTGAGGATCATCTTGATGCTGTCATCAAAGTTAAGCCCAAGCGGGTGATCATGAATCCGGGCACAGAAGATGATGGGCATCAGCGAATCTTAGAAGAAGCCGGGATAGAGGTTGTTCGGGCCTGCACCTTGGTGTTGCTGTCCACGAATCAGTTTGAACCGGAACAGAGAGAAAAAAGATAAAGCAATGACTGCAAAAACACGGGTGTTCTTTCTATTGAGCCTCCTGCTGATCACTGTTATCGGCACCTCTCATATATCGACCAAAATTTGGGGTGGAAAGCCGGAA is drawn from Candidatus Electrothrix aestuarii and contains these coding sequences:
- a CDS encoding type II toxin-antitoxin system RelE/ParE family toxin; this encodes MRVTILDAAEKDLESGYRFYEKQSQGLGIYFLDSLYSDIDSLAYFGGVHQKVYGYHRLFSKRFPFAEYYRLTDDEVLVTAVLDYRRNPSWIRKQRTNS
- a CDS encoding CoA-binding protein, with amino-acid sequence MTEVVAVIGATDKPDRYANKAMHALRKHGHKVILVNPFRQEVEGQECLDSVADYDGSIDTVTLYVNPKRFEDHLDAVIKVKPKRVIMNPGTEDDGHQRILEEAGIEVVRACTLVLLSTNQFEPEQREKR
- a CDS encoding MMPL family transporter; the encoded protein is MDLSTRAIQFSLRKPKIVTAIMVAFTLIIGAFIVKVHVDTDPENMLSEHEAVRVFHDQTKKEFGLYDVVVLGVVNEHNPDGVFNPETLQRVNILSKFAATLADPDDPERRVVSRDIIAPDNVDNILQAGLGQVRFEWLMKEPPKTREEALKIRDYALNNPLLKGTMVSEDGKALGIYLPITKKDFAHSVAEKLKEKIAEIGAGDDEFHITGLPVAEDTFGKEMFVQMAVSAPLAMLMIFLLMLYFFRNLQLIIAPMIIATCTVIVTMGMLIGTGNTLHIMSSMIPIFIMPIAVVDSVHILSEFFDAYQQRKNKKETLIYVMGDLFKPMFFTSLTSSAGFASLAFTPIPPVQAFGIFVALGILLAWFLTIVFIPAYVMMIPENKLENFGVDTTDSSHKNSLLNRHLRWIGKTSSGKPWVVIGVNIGIMIVGVVGILMIQVNDNPVKWFKKSHEIRVADRVLNSHFGGTYEAYLILTGKVQEMTLAQAAEQLKGKLHSALQETPAILTAALEDIDQELADSKTTQEFKDALAQLWNIELDNAPEDDDTVYDSWTKVLDILPSVGSQKEVFKRPDVLRYISDLQEHLAEKGDVGKSNTVADVVKKVHMELFEGDPQRFSIPNSVNAVAQTLISFQNSHKPDDLWHLVTPDYTKANIWLQLRSGDNKDMERVIEDIDQYFAENPPPVELSHDWAGLTYINVVWQDKMVTGMLESFLSSFVVVFLMMAVLFRSPTWGLLAMVPLTFTIGFIYGVIGLIGKDYDMPVAVLSSLALGLAVDFAIHFLQRTRMTMAKTGDWNAAIRDMFDEPARAILRNIIVIAIGFTPLLLAPLVPYQTVGIFLATIMLYSGMATLWILPALLTVMKDWVFKKELKVIAEKTEG
- the rnhA gene encoding ribonuclease HI, whose translation is MTTLKKITIYTDGGCQGNPGPGGYGAVLLYGEHRKELSGGYKLTTNNRMELLACIAALEALKEKCDVTVYSDSKYVVESFEKGWAKRWRANGWKRNKKDKAENPDLWERLLDISEEHEVKFKWVKGHAGNKENERCDELAAEAAKQDNLPQDKKYKEAVNLKEQNLTYSLF
- a CDS encoding addiction module protein, whose translation is MINKSDVKRMPLNQKLRIMEMIWDDLSSNEDSVDSPSWHKDTLQEREKGLETGDMTASSWEEAKERIKRNVT